Proteins encoded within one genomic window of Tachysurus vachellii isolate PV-2020 chromosome 16, HZAU_Pvac_v1, whole genome shotgun sequence:
- the LOC132858777 gene encoding sialic acid-binding Ig-like lectin 5 — protein MALHGRSPSGKISSLRYRGNLTPLLRDVEALDLAPEGDLSSEVESFSPLVQSTLPRPSSLPDHAFCPSWDLSVVLEKLLEDPFEPMESASEKLQLLAMASQKRVGDIQALSVTQACIEFAPGMSKAILYPRAGEVPKVSSPPPHETWWKTCGLVLSHGLWHSHRPVCFSVGIDIPMASALTQHQVPFKGNYTSSSLFVFCFKIEERYDADLQGDLTGIWLKDGIDVQNNKVFNSKVNTENKIEGEIIGDLLMKNCTTFFYDIRQSDIGTYYFRLEALGKLKYTYNSPSVSVRVQVSPISPSITLYKEDQGEVEDHNEVVEGTSLSLICSAPAAPCLLKPPTFTWSFLPGERRQEQKHNTSFSSSKLNFNATHLHHGHDLNCTATYKLQNHNKSVQSSRTLHVLYGPRDTSLSVSPSDSVLLGSSVSLSCSSDANPAVLNYTWYRENGEQIGTGDHLTINTTDSTHSGLYYCRAQNQHGDQNTSVFLDVQYAPKVSPSSSCNSTQDLIMCSCEVRGNPSPKLQWSLSDQTSSIMREESVNNTTLRSSISVHQSFTDMLTLQCVGSNNLGTDTQLFYIKKVPHHSNKAVDISSLLIGAAVMVMVYGIFLWLRRVYNSQSDGEDTTGFILTNMQLNTQVLSPFSLMTTLRTTFAPDTK, from the exons ATGGCACTCCATGGGAGATCACCGTCAGGAaagatctcctctctcaggtaCAGGGGCAATCTTACACCCCTGCTCAGAGATGTGGAAGCTCTGGATCTGGCCCCTGAAGGGGACCTCTCATCTGAAGTGGAGTCTTTTTCGCCTCTGGTGCAATCAACACTACCTCGACCCAGTTCACTGCCTG ACCATGCCTTCTgtccttcctgggacctctctgtggtcttGGAGAAGCTGCTGGAAGAtccctttgagcccatggagtcagcctctgagaagttACAGCTCTTAGCCATGGCCTCCCAAAAAAGAGTGGGAGATATTCAGGCCCTTTCAGTCACCCAGGCCTGCATAGAATTTGCccctggcatgtccaaggctatccTGTACCCCAGGGCAGGAGAGGTCCCCAAGGTTTCCAGTCCTCCGCCCCATGAGACTTGGTGGAAAACTTGTGGC CTTGTGCTCTCtcacggcctctggcacagtcatcgaccggtGTGTTTCAGTGTGGGTATTGACATTCCCATGGCATCAGCCTTGACACAGCATCAAGTTCCCTtcaaagggaactacaccag CTcgtcattgtttgttttttgtttcaag ATTGAAGAACGATATGATGCAGACCTCCAGGGAGATCTTACAGGAATCTGGTTAAAAGATGGCATTGATGTTCAAAATAACAAAGTCTTTAACTCTAAAGTAAATACAGAGAACAAGATTGAAGGTGAAATTATAGGAGATCTCCTCATGAAGAACTGCACCACCTTCTTCTATGATATCAGACAGAGTGACATtggaacatattactttagatTAGAGGCTTTAGGAAAACTGAAATACACATATAATTCTCCATCAGTATCAGTAAGAGTTCAAG TATCTCCAATCAGCCCCTCAATAACACTGTATAAGGAGGATCAGGGGGAGGTGGAGGACCACAATGAGGTGGTGGAGGGAACTTCACTGAGTCTCATTTGCTCTGCTCCAGCTGCTCCATGTCTCTTAAAGCCTCCCACTTTTACATGGAGCTTCCTACCTGGGGAGAGAAGACAGGAGCAGAAGCACAACACCAGCTTCAGCTCCTCAAAGCTGAACTTCAACGCTACTCACCTGCATCATGGACACGATTTAAACTGCACTGCCACCTACAAGCTCCAGAACCATAACAAATCAGTACAGAGCTCTCGTACTCTACATGTTCTGT ATGGTCCTAGAGACACATCACTATCAGTGTCTCCATCTGATTCAGTACTTTTGGGCAGTTCAGTGTCTCTGAGTTGCAGCAGTGATGCAAACCCAGCAGTGCTGAACTACACCTGGTACAGAGAGAACGGAGAGCAGATAGGAACCGGAGACCATCTCACCATCAACACGACTGATTCTACACACAGTGGTTTATATTACTGTAGAGCTCAAAACCAGCACGGAGATCAGAACACATCTGTGTTCCTGGATGTTCAGT atgctCCCAAGGTCTCTCCATCCTCCAGCTGTAACAGCACTCAGGATTTGATCATGTGTTCCTGTGAGGTTCGTGGAAATCCATCTCCTAAACTGCAGTGGAGTCTCTCTGATCAAACATCTTCAATCATGAGGGAAGAGTCTGTGAACAACACAACCTTAAGAAGCTCCATCTCCGTTCATCAGTCATTTACAGACATGCTCACTCTGCAGTGTGTTGGCTCCAATAACCTGGGCACCGACACACAGCTCTTCTATATAAAGAAAGTTCCTCATCACTCTAATAAAG CTGTGGATATTTCATCTTTGCTGATTGGTGCTGctgtgatggtgatggtgtaCGGTATTTTCCTGTGGTTAAG gAGAGTTTATAATTCCCAGTCTGATGGAGAAGACACAACAGGATTCATTTTAACTAATATG CAGTTGAACACACAAGTGCTTTCTCCTTTCTCGCTGATGACTACGCTACGGACCACCTTCGCTCCAGATACAAAATAA
- the yeats4 gene encoding YEATS domain-containing protein 4, with the protein MFKRMAEFGPDSGGRVKGVTIVKPIVFGNVARYFGKKREEDGHTHQWTVYVKPYRNEDMSAYVKKIQFKLHESYGNPLRVVTKPPYEITETGWGEFEIIIKIFFIDPNERPVTLYHLLKLFQSDSSAMPKKTVVSEFYDEMIFQDPTAMMQQLLNTTRQLTLGAYKHETEFAELELRTREKLEAAKKKTSLEITELKEKLKASRENINFLKEEIRKLEEEDQLKEH; encoded by the exons ATGTTTAAGAGGATGGCTGAATTTGGTCCGGATTCTGGAGGCCGTGTAAAG GGCGTGACCATTGTGAAGCCCATCGTGTTCGGTAATGTTGCTCGTTACTTTGGTAAGAAGCGTGAAGaagatggacacacacaccagtggaCTGTTTATGTTAAACCTTATAGAAATGAG GACATGTCCGCTTACGTCAAGAAGATCCAGTTTAAACTACATGAGAGTTACGGAAATCCTCTGAGAG tggTGACAAAGCCACCATATGAGATCACAGAAACCGGATGGGGAGAGTTCGAGATCATTATAAAGATCTTCTTTATCGATCCCAATGAGAGACct gtCACTCTGTATCACCTGCTCAAGCTGTTCCAGTCCGACTCCAGTGCCATGCCCAAGAAGACCGTCGTCTCTGAGTTCTACGATGAGATG aTCTTCCAGGATCCAACAGCAATGATGCAGCAGCTATTAAACACCACGAGGCAGCTCACGCTCGGGGCCTACAAAcatgagacagagt ttgcaGAGTTGGAGTTGCGTACTCGGGAGAAACTGGAGGCGGCGAAGAAGAAGACAAGTCTGGAAATTACTGAGCTGAAGGAAAAGCTAAAGGCCTCCAGAGAGAACATCAACTTCCTGAAGGAGGAGATCCGCAAACTGGAGGAGGAGGACCAGCTGAAGGAGCACTAA